GTTGCGCAATCCAAAATTTCAGAGGGATTACTATGAAGCCTGCGCTGACTTCCCAGTGCTACGCCCTCTGAATCCAACCACGCTAAGCTTACGTCCTAGCTTATTCAGAGCATCTCCTTTCCGGCCCTCTGGCTTTGGTCTGCTGCCACTGCTCTTTCCAACCTTAACCCCGCCCTTGCTAACCGATTTCACCGGCTTGGCCTTTCCGGCCTCTGCTGGCTTAGACTTGGGTTGGTTCTTAGCCGGCGAGCGCTTTCTGGACGAAGATGGCTGGTTCTTGGTTGACGAGCGCTTTCTGGTCGAAGTTGTATCCTTGATGGCAACTTTTGGTGACCTTCTTGAAAGTGTGATTCCTCTCTTGCCCTTCTGACGAGAATCTCTTGGAGCATCTGATCTCCTTACCAACGTTGAATTCCTTCCTCTGGTGCTTGGATTTTGTGGGTTGGCAGCCACCCTCCTGACATTGCTAGTTGTGAGAGCATCCAAGCTCTCGTTTTTCTTCATGGCGTCTTCAATCCGTGTAGCTAAAGGCACATCTTTCTTCGTGACAAGGCTTGTGACTTTCCCTGCATTAGGCACATGAGTATTGGCATGAAAGGCGAGAACACATAGTACCTGCCTCTTTACCCGAAGACTAACCAGTTACAATCACAATCCACAAATCAGTGAGAATGGCAGAAATATCATATCTTTGTTCGACGATCTCTTATCATCTCACTTCAAACCAAAATAATTGCATAACGCTGATTTACATATTACATTCCAATCCCAAGTTCTTAACTACTGTCACCTATTTCCAGTGGCAGGGCTGGCATATAACCATTGATTCAGTTTTTGTCTTGCACATTAATGAAGATTTACACTATAAACAAAGGAACTGAACCCAACAATCTGGTTTTCTAACTTCGCCACTGCCTATTTCTCTAGATTAGACCCTGTTTGTACTTAGATGATCAATATATCTTTTTACTGCATCTAAACTGCAATAAGAATTTTTAGAATTCTCAGCGGAGCACGCATGCAAGCGTTATTGGTATGCAAGGTCAAGAAGAGATCATATTGAATGTAGCATTGCAGTGCAATACCTGATCAAGGTGAGAATAGAAAATGACTATGTGTCAGTTACAGCAAACAAGTGAGTATACCTTTGGCTCCCATACGTGCAGTTCTTCCCGTTCTGTGGAGGTAATCAATCTATAATTGCAAAATTTACCAGAATAATAAGAATCCTTGAGGTGTAAATTTACTCAGAACAGACATTAAAGGAAGATGGAACCAACACATACAGAGTTTTTTGGGAAGTCAAACATGATGACATGGTCAACCTCCAAGTCAAGTCCTCTAGCTGCCAGATCAGTGCAGACTAATGTTGGGCAATCCCCCTCTTCATTCCTAAACTTGTTCAGGTTCTCAACTCTACAGTAAGTTTAAAACTAGAAGCACTCAGCATAATTCAAGTAAAATCGtgtgaattttatttttcctcttctgTCAAGGTAAATGGTTATTAGCAGCCTAAATTagactactccctccgatccatattacttgtcaaaatattacatgtatctagacgctttttaggcatagatacatccatatttgggcaaatttgagacaattaatatggatcggagggagtataacaaTATCGTAAGAATAGCAACCACCTAACACCTGTATTACTTAATCACTAGTTCATAAAATAAAGCAGTAGGTATACTACCACCATACCTAAACAAATGGCTTTACACATAAACTTGGTGTGTCAGTCCAGAACCAAATTATGTGGCCATATGTGACGCATATATTCCATCCTCAATAAGTTAATGATGAAATTTACCTATACAAATTAAGTTCACTCTAGTCATGTGCTTCTATGATCTACATGTGGTGATGTATTTACTGGGAAAAGTAAATAGCATAAGGCATGACTGGCATAACTAGGCAGTCAGGCCAGTGACTAATCGAATCTTGAAAAATTCCAATAAAATGATACACCCGCTGCATCACCTTCTATGGTGGGAAAACGAAATTGGGAGTTGGAACAGTTACCGAGTTACACTAGAGTTATCCTTTTATTCAAAATATCATATGGCAGGAACACATTTAGGCAAACTGACAGACCTCTCTTCAGCAGGAACCTCTCCATGGTAATTCACAGTAGATATCTGGTTTTCGGTGAGAAAATGGTCCACTGCACGACTTGAATTCAAAGTGTTACAGAACACCATAACTTTATTTCCCTTTGCTAAGCTTGGCTCAAGAACCTGCAATAACAAAATCCTTCAGTATCTCGTGCATTTGACACAATACTAGCAAGAAAGGAGCATCAAGTGTGCACTACTGATTTGTGGAGCAAAATTTTCCACATATGGACAAAATGGAGATATAAGATCTTGCTAGATAACCttgaaacaaaatatatatttcgccgcagaaaaaaaagaaacgaaatACATATTGCAGGTTTGTTTATCTTACTCTCGTTTTGGCTATGTCCTCTGTGTGCATTTTGACCATTAGACCAAATGTAAAAGCCACATCCACACATGCCATCACAAAgtgtgctttgtgttttcaTGACGAAGGCACGAAGCAAATGCTATGGCTCGATTTATGGGAATTTAGTTTGAAGGGAAGGCTTAGCTCTTGAGGATGACATTGACACTTAAAGGAGAAAGGGCACATCACATAGAAAGAACGATCCATTTAATTCATTGCTTGATTCGACAGATTACCTCCTATGGGTTTACATAGCAACCAACTCAACTCATCTCTAGGACCCCTAACTGAGAACAGATCATTTAGACAACTCTTGTATCTAGGGTTTTTACCAGCTTACAACTTGTCTGAATAAGAATGGTTGATCCTCATTGGACTAGGGACTACCAACATGGGACATTGGCTTGACTGGACTAACCAAATCCAATACGACTTGTCGAGTGAAGGCTGAGTCGTCCACCCCTTTTGCTAACCATGGTGGTGGCAGAGTGAGTCTCCCCTTCTGGGCCCACCACTGGTACTCTAAGCACAAAAGAGTACTACTAGTCTACTAATAATCCCTACTGGCAAGTTCAGGCCACAGGTCCAAGAACCTAAAGGTGTCGTTTCAGCAGAAGAAAGATCACTCAGGTGAGTAAACTCTCCAGATTCAGTATCGTCTGTACTACTTGATTCATGAATGTCATTTCTTAATATCGGGTAGCCCATTGTTAACCCCATTAAACTGTATCAACAAAAAGATATATAAACAAATGAAGAATTTAATGGACACCCCTCCAATTTGAAGCTAGCTTGCATCAAGACACATTTGTATGCACACAGAGGACAGGAGGGGAAACAGAGTTCAACAAACCTGCAAGAGAGCCTCAAGTTTGTTTTCTGAACCAGAAAGTTTGATGAAGTCATGCCGCGCAGTTGCAATCCTCTTCTGAAAGGTTGATGTCCGTAAATGCACAATACCTTCAAATTCCTCGTCAATCAGTTTTTGTACTGCCTGCAGTAGAAGGGTGGTCAATAAAGGATATTAAAAGTTCAGAATCGTGGACAAAAAATTACCGGCTTGAGCATCAGTACTAAGTAATTTGAAAGAGGTAAAACATGGTTCTTTACAAAGAGAGAAGTTTGtcttaaaaattaaaatattcGATGGAAGATTAACAAGATAGCACATCATGTCTATTAAGCTACATAGGATTTGCTGGACAACTGATCAGAATTAAACCTTGGTCATGGTAGCAGACACTAAGACGGTCTGGAAACCTTGATCACCAGGCTTTGAAGCACGGTTCTTCAAAGGAGCGAGAAACTTCCGTATGTCTTCTCCAAAGCCTTGGTCAAACATTGTATCTGCCTCATCCAGAACCTGCAATGCAGATAAATAAACAGATTCAAAGAAATTATGACATCATGAAATTTTTTGCAGGATGGTAACTTTTTTTGTAATAACTCAGGAACACACCAGATATTTAATGTCACCGTAAACGATATTACCCTCCTTAATATGATCAAGGATCCTTCCAGGTGTCCCAACAACCATGTCAACAGGCATGTTCAAAGAATCTTCCTGGGGTCTTAAACGAGTGCCTCCACTAACCATCGTTGACCGAAAACGTGCATGATGGCTTATGGACTTTGCAACACGAAAGACCTGCCATTTGCGATTATCACATGATCAACAGCCAATGACAGAGAGATAACATCATAGTTAAAAAAAGGTGTTCAAATCACTGCTAACCTGCTCAGTCAGTTCCCTTGTCGGGCACAAAACTACTGCTCTTGGCCTCCTTGGTTTCAATGACATACCCAACGTTGCTTCATCGTGACGCAGGAGCTACACAAATCGAAGAGCTACCATGGTTACTGAACCTTCTGGATATAACTTAGAAAGTACTTTATGTCTTAATTCACAGGCGATAATCAGATCAGAGTGCTAAattcaaaagaagaaacatcCATTTCGCCTGATTGGACTCtaccattctttttttttctcaatgaAAAATGGAGCCATGTGATTGCAGAAACAAGACGGAGCTAGATCCATTTTCATTTCCTGACTTCTGGAAGATGCAATGGAGCTAGTACGTACCTGAAGGGTATAAGTTTCCAGTTTTAATTTTTCCCTGGACCGCAACCAGGCCATTGATTTCCTATAAACAACTGATCCAAATTTCTATAAATCCTTAGTTTTATCATACTGATTATAATTTATCACAAGTTTTAGCTTCAACCATATAGCTCATAAAGTAATTCTTACATAATACATCCCCTTTCCCCTGAGACTTCTGAACTAATTACTCGTAGTATTTTCTGTTCAACACTTACATGCTACTCAAATACTGAACTGCCTCACTCTTGTAATGGTCTCCAGATGCTAAGCATGACATATTAATAGGCCCTCTCTGTAACTGGAGTGGCTAGAAATGAGACTCTCTGGTATGAGTTATGCATAACGGCATTACTATATCACCAGACACATGCTGCAATGTCGCTCTTTATTACACGGTTTTTTCCCCTTCAAATCAACAAAGCCAATCCATGTACCTGAACAAGAGGGAGCAAGTAGGCGAGCGTCTTCCCAGAGCCAGTGTGGGAGCCAAGCACTACGCTGGTGCCGGAAAGCACGGCAGGCACGCCGACGCACTGGATCTCGGTGGGCTTGGAGATGCCCGCCTCCCGCATCGCGGccatcacctcctcctccagcccaAGCTCCTCGAAGCTGTCCGCCTCAACaatccgctgctgctgctgggggtGTTGCGAGCCCCTGTCCCCGCCCCGGGCCCTCTCCCTGGGCGGCGGTTTCGGGGGGCCGGGGGATGAGTCCTTgaggtggcggaggcggaggcgctcgaggaggagctcgtggCGGGGAGGGGGCGCAGGAGCCGTGAGggtgggggcggcggtggagagggcggcgcggaggatgcggaggcggagaggggaggggcgggagaggaggaggcatcggccggcggcggccatcgcCATGGGGGAGCGGGGAGGGTTTAGATTAGGAGAAAGGGGCGGGGGGTTTTGCGAGAGGAATGGAAGGGTGAGGTCGAGGATAAGAGAGAGCAGTGCAGTGATGGAAGAGAAGGGAGCAGTTGTCTGAACGCCCTTGGTGCACGAATCTCAAGGCATGTCTTCTTGTTTTGTTGCTGCTTAAACATGGCTGAAAATCTCTAGTACTGTCTATCCTTCGCTTCTGCTTCCTCGGTCTCGAAATAAGTCACGGGATTTGTATAAGCTGAGGAAGTAGATTTTTTTCTATCAATGCGTTCTttatttacatttttattAACCTATATCAATTCAGAACACGACATCATCAAATATTatgtcttattttttttaggaaaacatTTCTTCGTTTATACATCATCTTGTCACATATGGTGCTTTTAggttttgttgttttaaaGGTAGAACAAAAACACGCTTAAAATATTCTTCCATGAGTTTTAGTTGATTTTAAGCATCTATCTATGCATTCCGTTTGTTTTAACACGATCATGTAGCACTGCATGTGGGCATCATCTAGGTTGATTAATGTGTGGTTGCCTTGGTGATTACTGACAAATACCTACAAAACAACACAAGAGGGAGTGCTCAGAAAAGACCCTAACTGGTGCCAAAACCTGACGGCGAAGGAGGAGAATCTATCTGGTGAAACGACACTTGTGTCTTGTTCTCACCCGTCCACGTCCAATGACGCCCACCCAACTGCCACCACGTATCGTCTCGGCGTCCCGCTCTCACCCGATTGCCACCAACATCGGCCTCGTAGCCGTCCCAACCATCTCCCGACACCCCTCTCTTCCTTGGAGATGGGGGCAGGGCAGGATGGCATTCGATTCTTCTCTATCAGAGACTCCATCCTGTGCTAACCTTCGAAACCCTAACTTCTAGCCATGCCTTTGTCATCACCTTTCTTTTGACACCATCAGCATTTCCATCTCAAATCCGATCTTTCCGCCTAGTCCATGTCTCCACTCTGTCATGATAATATGAACCGAATCTACAAAAATTCAGCAACTGAACAATAACGTTAGGAATACGATCCCTTTCGGAATAATATCTGGAACACTTGCTTCTTCTGCGAATCCAATCAGTGGTGGTGTCGTGCGTCGCTGACTTTCCTCTCCGACTCTCCTATCCAAACCCTTTCCCCTCTTTACATACCAGcctccctccttccttcctcgaGCCTTCCATTGCCCAGGCCGACCTAAAGCCGCCCATTCCGCCGTCCCCCATGCTCTAGAGGCACGAGTGCGCGGAAGCCCACGCCTCCACCGGCGGCCGCCCCTCAGGTGAGGACCCCCGTCCCAGATCGCTCGATCCCTAGCTTCGCCCCCCCGGCTCGGTTGGTTTTTCCCCCCTTTGGTTGTGATTTTCGATGCGACGGTTGCTCTCTTGTCAAATTCATCGACTATACTCATCGTTGCGCGGGGGCATGAGCGTATGCCTCAAAGGAAGGAGGATTTGAGCCGAGCACGCGACCCAATTCCCTGCCCGTAA
The Brachypodium distachyon strain Bd21 chromosome 2, Brachypodium_distachyon_v3.0, whole genome shotgun sequence genome window above contains:
- the LOC100840295 gene encoding DEAD-box ATP-dependent RNA helicase 39 isoform X1 → MAMAAAGRCLLLSRPSPLRLRILRAALSTAAPTLTAPAPPPRHELLLERLRLRHLKDSSPGPPKPPPRERARGGDRGSQHPQQQQRIVEADSFEELGLEEEVMAAMREAGISKPTEIQCVGVPAVLSGTSVVLGSHTGSGKTLAYLLPLVQLLRHDEATLGMSLKPRRPRAVVLCPTRELTEQVFRVAKSISHHARFRSTMVSGGTRLRPQEDSLNMPVDMVVGTPGRILDHIKEGNIVYGDIKYLVLDEADTMFDQGFGEDIRKFLAPLKNRASKPGDQGFQTVLVSATMTKAVQKLIDEEFEGIVHLRTSTFQKRIATARHDFIKLSGSENKLEALLQVLEPSLAKGNKVMVFCNTLNSSRAVDHFLTENQISTVNYHGEVPAEERVENLNKFRNEEGDCPTLVCTDLAARGLDLEVDHVIMFDFPKNSIDYLHRTGRTARMGAKGKVTSLVTKKDVPLATRIEDAMKKNESLDALTTSNVRRVAANPQNPSTRGRNSTLVRRSDAPRDSRQKGKRGITLSRRSPKVAIKDTTSTRKRSSTKNQPSSSRKRSPAKNQPKSKPAEAGKAKPVKSVSKGGVKVGKSSGSRPKPEGRKGDALNKLGRKLSVVGFRGRSTGKSAQAS
- the LOC100840295 gene encoding DEAD-box ATP-dependent RNA helicase 39 isoform X2 is translated as MAMAAAGRCLLLSRPSPLRLRILRAALSTAAPTLTAPAPPPRHELLLERLRLRHLKDSSPGPPKPPPRERARGGDRGSQHPQQQQRIVEADSFEELGLEEEVMAAMREAGISKPTEIQCVGVPAVLSGTSVVLGSHTGSGKTLAYLLPLVQLLRHDEATLGMSLKPRRPRAVVLCPTRELTEQVFRVAKSISHHARFRSTMVSGGTRLRPQEDSLNMPVDMVVGTPGRILDHIKEGNIVYGDIKYLVLDEADTMFDQGFGEDIRKFLAPLKNRASKPGDQGFQTVLVSATMTKAVQKLIDEEFEGIVHLRTSTFQKRIATARHDFIKLSGSENKLEALLQVLEPSLAKGNKVMVFCNTLNSSRAVDHFLTENQISTVNYHGEVPAEERVENLNKFRNEEGDCPTLVCTDLAARGLDLEVDHVIMFDFPKNSIDYLHRTGRTARMGAKGKVTSLVTKKDVPLATRIEDAMKKNESLDALTTSNVRRVAANPQNPSTRGRNSTLVRRSDAPRDSRQKGKRGITLSRRSPKVAIKDTTSTRKRSSTKNQPSSSRKRSPAKNQPKSKPAEAGKAKPVKSVSKGGVKVGKSSGSRPKPEGRKGDALNKLGRKLSVVGFRGRSTGKSAQAS